The Cellulomonas wangleii genome includes a region encoding these proteins:
- the leuD gene encoding 3-isopropylmalate dehydratase small subunit — MEKFTRHTGVGVPLRRSNVDTDQIIPAVYLKRVTRTGFEDALFAAWRGDPAFVLNQDAYRSGSVLVAGPDFGTGSSREHAVWALKDYGFRVVISPRFADIFRGNSGKQGLLAAQVAQEDVELLWKVLETRPGTEVTVDLGARTVVCDDIVVPFQVDDYTRWRLMEGLDDIGLTLQHADEITAFEQRRESWRPATLPAKHLPPVPVRPARPVVTLDLGPTRGV; from the coding sequence ATGGAGAAGTTCACCCGGCACACCGGGGTCGGCGTCCCGCTGCGGCGCAGCAACGTCGACACCGACCAGATCATCCCCGCCGTGTACCTCAAGCGGGTCACGCGCACAGGCTTCGAGGACGCGCTGTTCGCGGCGTGGCGCGGCGACCCCGCGTTCGTGCTCAACCAGGACGCCTACCGGTCCGGCTCCGTCCTCGTCGCCGGCCCCGACTTCGGGACCGGCTCGTCGCGCGAGCACGCCGTGTGGGCGCTGAAGGACTACGGCTTCCGTGTCGTGATCTCGCCGCGGTTCGCCGACATCTTCCGCGGCAACTCCGGCAAGCAGGGCCTGCTGGCGGCCCAGGTCGCGCAGGAGGACGTGGAGCTGCTCTGGAAGGTCCTCGAGACGCGGCCCGGCACCGAGGTGACGGTCGACCTCGGGGCGCGCACGGTCGTCTGCGACGACATCGTGGTGCCGTTCCAGGTCGACGACTACACGCGCTGGCGCCTCATGGAGGGGCTGGACGACATCGGTCTGACGCTGCAGCACGCCGACGAGATCACGGCGTTCGAGCAGCGTCGCGAGTCGTGGCGCCCGGCCACGCTCCCCGCGAAGCACCTGCCGCCGGTCCCGGTGCGCCCGGCGCGGCCGGTGGTGACGCTCGACCTCGGACCGACCCGCGGCGTCTGA
- the leuC gene encoding 3-isopropylmalate dehydratase large subunit, translated as MAGTLAEKVWDAHVVRRGTDGAPDLLYIDLHLVHEVTSPQAFEGLRLAGRPVRRPDLTLATEDHNTPTLDIDRPIADATSRTQIETLRANVAEFGVRIHSLGDADQGIVHQVGPQLGLTQPGLTVVCGDSHTSTHGAFGALAFGIGTSEVEHVLATQTLPLAPFKTMAITVNGALPIGASAKDIILAIIAKIGTGGGQGYVLEYRGEAIRNLSMEGRMTICNMSIEAGARAGMIAPDETTFEYLKGRPHAPEGADWDAAVEYWRTLRTDDDAVFDAEVVLEAADLEPFVTWGTNPGQGLPLSGNVPVPEQIADANERVAAERAIEYMGLTPGQPLREIKVDTVFIGSCTNGRIEDLRAVAKLVKDRKKADDVRVLVVPASARVRLQAEAEGLDRIFLDFGAEWRNAGCSMCLGMNPDQLAPQERSASTSNRNFEGRQGKGGRTHLVSPLVAAATAIRGTLSSVADLGPDVEVPDGSPLHTDDALQTV; from the coding sequence ATGGCCGGCACGCTGGCGGAGAAGGTCTGGGACGCGCACGTCGTGCGCCGCGGCACGGACGGTGCCCCTGACCTGCTGTACATCGACCTGCACCTCGTGCACGAGGTCACGAGCCCGCAGGCCTTCGAGGGGCTGCGGCTCGCGGGCAGGCCGGTGCGCCGCCCGGACCTCACGCTGGCCACCGAGGACCACAACACGCCCACCCTCGACATCGACCGGCCCATCGCCGACGCGACGAGCCGGACGCAGATCGAGACGCTGCGTGCCAACGTCGCCGAGTTCGGCGTACGGATCCACTCGCTCGGCGACGCCGACCAGGGCATCGTCCACCAGGTCGGCCCGCAGCTCGGGCTGACGCAGCCGGGGCTCACGGTCGTCTGCGGCGACTCGCACACCTCGACGCACGGGGCCTTCGGCGCCCTCGCGTTCGGCATCGGCACGAGCGAGGTCGAGCACGTCCTGGCCACCCAGACGCTGCCCCTCGCCCCGTTCAAGACCATGGCGATCACCGTCAACGGCGCACTGCCGATCGGCGCCAGCGCCAAGGACATCATCCTGGCGATCATCGCCAAGATCGGCACCGGCGGCGGTCAGGGCTACGTCCTGGAGTACCGGGGCGAGGCGATCCGCAACCTCTCGATGGAGGGGCGGATGACCATCTGCAACATGTCGATCGAGGCCGGCGCGCGCGCCGGCATGATCGCGCCCGACGAGACCACCTTCGAGTACCTCAAGGGCCGTCCGCACGCGCCCGAGGGTGCCGACTGGGACGCGGCCGTCGAGTACTGGCGCACCCTGCGCACCGACGACGACGCCGTCTTCGACGCCGAGGTCGTGCTCGAGGCGGCCGACCTGGAGCCGTTCGTCACGTGGGGCACCAACCCCGGCCAGGGCCTGCCCCTGTCGGGCAACGTGCCGGTCCCGGAGCAGATCGCCGACGCCAACGAGCGTGTCGCCGCCGAGCGTGCCATCGAGTACATGGGCCTGACGCCCGGTCAGCCGCTGCGCGAGATCAAGGTGGACACCGTCTTCATCGGGTCGTGCACCAACGGGCGCATCGAGGACCTGCGCGCCGTCGCCAAGCTGGTGAAGGACCGCAAGAAGGCCGACGACGTGCGCGTCCTGGTGGTGCCCGCCTCCGCGCGCGTGCGTCTGCAGGCCGAGGCGGAGGGCCTCGACCGGATCTTCCTCGACTTCGGTGCCGAGTGGCGCAACGCCGGCTGCTCGATGTGCCTGGGCATGAACCCCGACCAGCTCGCCCCGCAGGAGCGCTCCGCGTCCACGTCCAACCGCAACTTCGAGGGCCGTCAGGGCAAGGGCGGGCGCACCCACCTGGTCTCGCCGCTCGTCGCGGCGGCCACCGCGATCCGCGGGACGCTGTCCTCGGTCGCCGACCTCGGCCCCGACGTCGAGGTCCCCGACGGCAGCCCGCTGCACACCGACGACGCGCTGCAGACCGTCTGA
- a CDS encoding IclR family transcriptional regulator — protein sequence MDNSSGVGVLDKAASVLSALEAGPATLAQLVAATHLARPTAHRLAVALEHHRLVARDLQGRFVLGPRLSELATAAGEDRLLAAAGPVLALLRDHTGESAQLYRRQGDQRICVAAAERPIGLRDSIPVGATLTMQAGSAAQVLLAWEEPDRLHRGLQGSKFTATILSGVRRRGWAQSVSEREVGVASVSAPVRGPSGRVVAAVSVSGPLERLSRQPGRLHASAVVSAANRLTEVLRRTAD from the coding sequence ATGGACAACTCTAGCGGAGTCGGCGTCCTGGACAAGGCCGCGTCGGTGCTGAGCGCCCTGGAGGCCGGACCCGCGACCCTCGCACAGCTGGTCGCCGCCACCCATCTTGCCCGCCCGACGGCCCATCGCCTTGCAGTCGCGCTCGAGCACCACCGCCTCGTGGCGCGTGACCTGCAGGGCCGCTTCGTGCTCGGCCCGCGCCTGTCGGAGCTGGCGACAGCCGCCGGCGAGGACCGGCTGCTGGCCGCCGCGGGGCCCGTGCTGGCGCTGCTGCGGGACCACACCGGGGAGAGCGCCCAGCTGTACCGCCGCCAGGGCGACCAGCGGATCTGCGTGGCGGCGGCCGAGCGCCCGATCGGGTTGCGCGACTCGATCCCGGTGGGCGCGACGCTGACCATGCAGGCCGGGTCCGCGGCGCAGGTGCTGCTGGCGTGGGAGGAGCCGGACCGGCTGCACCGGGGCCTGCAGGGCTCGAAGTTCACCGCCACCATCCTGTCCGGGGTGCGTCGTCGCGGCTGGGCGCAGTCGGTCTCCGAGCGCGAGGTCGGCGTCGCCTCGGTCTCCGCGCCGGTCCGCGGCCCGTCGGGGCGCGTGGTGGCCGCCGTGTCCGTCTCCGGGCCGCTCGAGCGGCTCTCCCGGCAGCCGGGCCGGCTGCACGCCTCCGCGGTGGTCTCGGCGGCCAACCGGCTGACCGAGGTGCTGCGCCGCACCGCCGACTGA
- a CDS encoding DUF6912 family protein, whose protein sequence is MRVYLPVTLDELQQPSPALPGPRAGHAVTSALRALWPDEDEEGWEYAAQAGAGDGSVALLAGRPDAPRLRVVVAADVPDTCVRTPQDAAVPSAVEVVCDVTLAQVVSVHVDEPEAVPDVAAAASGDEAALERLDERDLLWYDVTEIADIPVA, encoded by the coding sequence GTGCGCGTCTACCTGCCCGTGACCCTCGACGAGCTGCAGCAGCCCTCCCCGGCCCTGCCCGGACCACGAGCGGGGCATGCCGTCACCTCGGCGCTGCGCGCCCTGTGGCCGGACGAGGACGAGGAGGGGTGGGAGTACGCGGCGCAGGCCGGTGCCGGCGACGGGTCCGTCGCGTTGCTGGCCGGACGCCCGGACGCCCCGCGGCTGCGCGTCGTGGTCGCCGCCGACGTCCCCGACACCTGCGTCCGCACGCCGCAGGACGCCGCGGTGCCCTCCGCCGTGGAGGTCGTGTGCGACGTCACCCTCGCCCAGGTCGTGAGCGTGCACGTCGACGAGCCGGAGGCCGTCCCGGACGTCGCGGCCGCAGCGTCGGGGGACGAGGCGGCCCTCGAGCGCCTCGACGAGCGTGACCTGCTCTGGTACGACGTCACGGAGATCGCGGACATCCCGGTCGCCTGA
- a CDS encoding AAA family ATPase, with translation MLCAVQGAAESAVVQAVEGSGGRLSVTRRCADLTELLAAAEAGLGGLAVVSADLDRLDREAVAVLHRCGVRVVGLADPARPWLAERLTAHGADVVLDVAADGEVPDVVNEALAVLDDGPPRQALPRSAPPTRRGATVAVWGPTGAPGRTFVAVNLAAELAGLGRSTLLVDADTYGGVVAQVLGVLDEAPGLAAAARAAGQGALDLGTLARLAPVVLPGLRLLSGISRADRWPELPASSLEPVLSQARALAEVTVLDTGFCLEQDEMLSYDTRAPARNAATITALEQADLVVVVGASDPVGVQRLVRALAEAADRGLAGRRRVVANRVRPTVAGARPGEAVAAALARYAGVEDVVLVPEDRQAADTALLEGRVLREVAPGSPARRSLAALAAEIAAGLPADAPGAPVAVG, from the coding sequence GTGCTGTGCGCGGTGCAGGGTGCCGCCGAGTCGGCGGTCGTGCAGGCCGTGGAGGGGTCGGGCGGGCGGCTGTCGGTGACGCGGCGGTGCGCCGACCTCACCGAGCTGCTCGCCGCGGCGGAGGCGGGACTCGGCGGGCTGGCGGTGGTGTCCGCCGACCTGGACCGGCTCGACAGGGAGGCCGTCGCCGTGCTGCACCGGTGCGGCGTCCGCGTCGTCGGCCTGGCCGACCCGGCGCGTCCGTGGCTCGCCGAGCGGTTGACCGCGCACGGCGCCGACGTCGTCCTGGACGTGGCGGCCGACGGGGAGGTGCCGGACGTGGTGAACGAGGCGCTGGCCGTCCTCGACGACGGCCCGCCCCGGCAGGCGTTGCCCCGGTCGGCCCCGCCCACGCGCCGCGGTGCGACCGTCGCCGTCTGGGGGCCCACCGGCGCCCCCGGCCGCACGTTCGTCGCGGTCAACCTGGCCGCCGAGCTGGCAGGCCTCGGCCGGTCGACGCTGCTCGTGGACGCGGACACGTACGGCGGGGTGGTCGCGCAGGTGCTGGGGGTGCTCGACGAGGCGCCCGGCCTGGCCGCCGCGGCCCGGGCGGCCGGCCAGGGGGCGCTGGACCTCGGGACGCTCGCCCGGCTCGCGCCGGTCGTCCTGCCGGGCCTGCGCCTGCTGTCCGGCATCTCGCGCGCGGACCGCTGGCCCGAGCTGCCCGCCAGCTCCCTCGAGCCGGTGCTGTCCCAGGCGCGGGCTCTCGCCGAGGTCACGGTCCTCGACACCGGCTTCTGCCTGGAGCAGGACGAGATGCTCAGCTACGACACGCGCGCGCCGGCGCGGAACGCCGCCACGATCACCGCGCTCGAGCAGGCGGACCTCGTCGTGGTCGTCGGCGCGTCGGACCCGGTGGGGGTCCAGCGGCTCGTGCGGGCGCTGGCCGAGGCAGCGGACCGCGGCCTGGCCGGCAGGCGCCGTGTCGTCGCGAACCGCGTACGACCGACCGTGGCCGGCGCGCGTCCGGGGGAGGCGGTCGCCGCGGCGCTGGCCCGGTACGCGGGCGTCGAGGACGTGGTGCTCGTGCCGGAGGACCGTCAGGCCGCCGACACGGCGCTGCTGGAGGGGCGTGTCCTGCGGGAGGTGGCGCCCGGCTCGCCGGCGCGTCGCAGCCTGGCGGCACTGGCGGCCGAGATCGCGGCCGGCCTGCCCGCGGACGCGCCGGGCGCGCCCGTCGCGGTGGGGTGA
- a CDS encoding helix-turn-helix domain-containing protein, whose translation MAPRFLTLADVSEILNVSAPQAYALVRSGELPAIQIGGRLQWRVESAELERYIERMYAETRARNTPATSDGQA comes from the coding sequence ATGGCACCGAGGTTCCTGACGCTCGCCGACGTCTCCGAGATCCTCAACGTCTCGGCCCCGCAGGCGTACGCGCTCGTGCGTTCGGGCGAGCTGCCCGCGATCCAGATCGGCGGGCGGCTCCAGTGGCGCGTCGAGTCGGCCGAGCTGGAGCGGTACATCGAGCGCATGTACGCCGAGACCCGGGCTCGCAACACCCCCGCGACGTCGGACGGGCAGGCCTGA
- a CDS encoding LysM peptidoglycan-binding domain-containing protein: MPLPLTPPPPRGPSPGRAAGSLILLGTGATSAAVLLLAWAVTQVGSTQVWRVEAVVGPAVVVSGALAAAWLGVSALLAAVCAVARTAGRAWQAGEAVIHRWAPGLVRRVLTVAVAAAVGLGSAVGAQGAGSPADGPVVTVDLGWSPTATGGHLVADVPPSGPTDTAPPSPTTTGSPSSAALREVAAPVAAPVTEEDPQAAVTTAPREEVVVVRAGDTLWGIAARTLGPHASDAAVADEWPRWYAANAATIGPDPDVLQPGQILTVPTPGSPR, translated from the coding sequence GTGCCGTTGCCTCTGACGCCCCCGCCGCCCCGCGGCCCCTCCCCGGGGCGTGCCGCGGGGAGCCTGATCCTGCTCGGCACCGGTGCGACGTCCGCAGCCGTGCTCCTCCTCGCCTGGGCCGTCACCCAGGTCGGGTCGACGCAGGTGTGGCGCGTCGAGGCGGTCGTCGGTCCCGCCGTCGTGGTGAGCGGTGCGCTCGCTGCCGCCTGGCTCGGGGTGTCCGCGCTGCTCGCTGCCGTGTGCGCCGTGGCCCGGACCGCCGGTCGCGCGTGGCAGGCCGGTGAGGCCGTGATCCACCGGTGGGCACCGGGGCTCGTGCGCCGCGTCCTGACGGTGGCGGTGGCGGCGGCGGTGGGCCTCGGGAGCGCGGTCGGGGCCCAGGGCGCCGGCTCCCCCGCTGACGGCCCGGTGGTCACGGTCGACCTCGGGTGGTCGCCCACCGCGACCGGCGGCCACCTCGTCGCGGACGTCCCGCCGTCCGGCCCGACGGACACCGCGCCGCCCTCGCCGACGACGACCGGGTCCCCGTCGAGCGCCGCGCTGCGGGAGGTCGCCGCGCCGGTCGCCGCGCCGGTCACCGAGGAGGACCCGCAGGCCGCGGTGACGACTGCGCCCCGGGAGGAGGTCGTCGTGGTCCGGGCGGGTGACACCCTGTGGGGCATCGCGGCACGCACGCTCGGGCCCCACGCGTCCGACGCCGCCGTCGCCGACGAGTGGCCGCGGTGGTACGCGGCGAACGCCGCGACCATCGGCCCGGACCCCGACGTCCTGCAACCCGGACAGATCCTGACCGTGCCGACCCCCGGGAGCCCGCGATGA
- a CDS encoding Rv3235 family protein: MTTLDHDDVTGAAFEDVLTAITAAGRGAHPTATQPAPAAPTSPHPPGRTGSPAHATGRPRLRLVPAVPAPPARRAAELSPPPTLVERLHRLAVAEQAPAGDLPDDRGAAPATDPGRFAHGVGLACVEVVLARRAAAQLARWVSPTVLETLQQRAALVRRAGVLTHARRPAARRVRVCPVDDHTVEACLVVEDGVRVRAVALRLESHRGAWRVTALEIG; this comes from the coding sequence ATGACCACGCTCGACCACGACGACGTCACCGGGGCGGCGTTCGAGGACGTCCTCACCGCGATCACCGCAGCGGGACGCGGGGCGCACCCGACGGCGACGCAGCCGGCCCCGGCGGCGCCGACGTCCCCGCACCCACCCGGTCGCACCGGCAGCCCCGCTCACGCGACGGGACGGCCGCGCCTGAGGCTCGTCCCGGCCGTGCCCGCACCGCCGGCGCGGCGCGCTGCGGAGCTCTCACCTCCGCCCACGCTGGTGGAGCGCCTGCACCGGCTCGCCGTGGCCGAGCAGGCGCCTGCCGGTGACCTCCCGGACGACCGGGGCGCGGCACCCGCGACGGACCCCGGACGGTTCGCGCACGGGGTCGGGCTCGCGTGCGTCGAGGTCGTGCTGGCCCGCCGGGCGGCCGCTCAGCTGGCCCGCTGGGTGTCGCCGACGGTGCTCGAGACGCTGCAGCAGCGCGCCGCACTCGTGCGTCGTGCGGGTGTCCTCACCCACGCGCGGCGTCCGGCAGCCCGCCGGGTGCGGGTCTGCCCGGTCGACGACCACACGGTCGAGGCGTGCCTCGTGGTGGAGGACGGCGTGCGCGTGCGCGCGGTGGCACTCCGGCTGGAGTCCCACCGCGGCGCGTGGCGCGTCACGGCGCTGGAGATCGGCTGA
- the secA gene encoding preprotein translocase subunit SecA yields the protein MTAILEKVLRLGEGRILKKLSGIAAQVNALEDSFTALSDAELREETDRFRARLDEGEKLDDLLPEAFAAVREASRRTLGQRHFDVQLMGGAALHLGNIAEMKTGEGKTLVATLPAYLNALSGKGVHVVTVNDYLAGYQADLMGRVYRFLGLTTGTILSQQTPAQRREQYAADITYGTNNEFGFDYLRDNMAWSVDDLVQRGHHFAIVDEVDSILIDEARTPLIISGPASGDTNRWYAEFAKVVRRLQPERDYEVDEKKRTVGVLEPGIARVEDYLGIDNLYESLNTPLIGFLNNAIKAKELFKRDKDYVVMNGEVLIVDEHTGRILPGRRYNEGMHQAIEAKEGVAIKAENQTLATITLQNYFRLYGKLAGMTGTAETEAAEFQGTYKLGVVPIPTNRPMLRIDQKDLVYKSEEGKFDAVVTDIVERHAKGQPVLVGTTSVEKSELLSSKLKKQGVPHEVLNAKQHAREASIVAQAGRKGAVTVATNMAGRGTDIMLGGNAEFMAVAEMAARGLDPAENADEYEAVWPEVLEKAKVAVSAEHDEVTELGGLYVLGTERHESRRIDNQLRGRSGRQGDPGESRFYLSMQDDLMRLFNSGLAESMMTRAGFPEDMPLESKIVTRGIQSAQSQVEARNFEIRKNVLKYDDVMSRQREVIYDQRRRVLEGEDLQEQITHFRTDVLTDYIALATAEGRPEDWDLEALWTVLRGVYPISITPEEVVEEAGGPTRLSAELLTREVLSDAEHVYAEREEKLGGANMRQLERRVVLSVLDRKWREHLYEMDYLKEGIGLRAMAQRDPLIEYQREGFQLFTAMTDAIKEESVQYLYNLEVQVTQPTDGPVVSADSAASAAASAGASATADRPVVDGPAADGEPAPGGLVAKGLDGPAERTPLQYTAPSADGDGATVTRADGGSGGARPAETASGGANRADRRKQAKQRRR from the coding sequence GTGACGGCGATCCTCGAGAAGGTCCTCCGGCTGGGCGAGGGGCGGATCCTCAAGAAGCTGTCCGGCATCGCGGCCCAGGTCAACGCGCTGGAGGACAGCTTCACGGCGTTGTCCGACGCCGAGCTGCGCGAGGAGACCGACCGCTTCCGGGCGCGCCTCGACGAGGGCGAGAAGCTCGACGACCTGCTCCCCGAGGCGTTCGCCGCGGTCCGCGAGGCGTCACGTCGCACGCTGGGTCAGCGGCACTTCGACGTCCAGCTGATGGGCGGCGCAGCCCTCCACCTCGGCAACATCGCCGAGATGAAGACCGGTGAGGGCAAGACGCTCGTCGCCACCCTGCCGGCGTACCTCAACGCGCTGTCGGGCAAGGGCGTGCACGTCGTCACCGTCAACGACTACCTGGCGGGCTACCAGGCCGACCTCATGGGCCGCGTCTACCGGTTCCTCGGCCTGACCACCGGGACGATCCTGTCGCAGCAGACGCCGGCGCAGCGCCGCGAGCAGTACGCCGCCGACATCACGTACGGCACCAACAACGAGTTCGGCTTCGACTACCTGCGCGACAACATGGCCTGGAGCGTCGACGACCTGGTGCAGCGCGGCCACCACTTCGCCATCGTCGACGAGGTCGACTCGATCCTCATCGACGAGGCGCGCACGCCGCTGATCATCTCGGGTCCCGCGTCGGGCGACACCAACCGCTGGTACGCGGAGTTCGCCAAGGTCGTGCGGCGCCTGCAGCCGGAGCGCGACTACGAGGTCGACGAGAAGAAGCGCACGGTCGGCGTCCTGGAGCCGGGCATCGCGCGCGTCGAGGACTACCTCGGCATCGACAACCTCTACGAGTCGCTGAACACGCCGCTGATCGGGTTCCTCAACAACGCCATCAAGGCCAAGGAGCTCTTCAAGCGCGACAAGGACTACGTCGTGATGAACGGCGAGGTCCTCATCGTCGACGAGCACACCGGTCGCATCCTCCCCGGACGCCGCTACAACGAGGGCATGCACCAGGCCATCGAGGCCAAGGAGGGTGTGGCGATCAAGGCGGAGAACCAGACGCTCGCCACGATCACGCTGCAGAACTACTTCCGCCTGTACGGCAAGCTCGCCGGCATGACCGGTACCGCCGAGACCGAGGCTGCCGAGTTCCAGGGCACCTACAAGCTGGGCGTCGTGCCGATCCCGACCAACCGGCCGATGCTGCGCATCGACCAGAAGGACCTCGTCTACAAGTCCGAGGAGGGCAAGTTCGACGCGGTCGTCACCGACATCGTCGAGCGGCACGCCAAGGGTCAGCCGGTCCTGGTGGGCACGACCAGCGTCGAGAAGTCGGAGCTGCTCTCGTCCAAGCTCAAGAAGCAGGGCGTGCCGCACGAGGTGCTCAACGCCAAGCAGCACGCGCGTGAGGCGTCGATCGTGGCGCAGGCCGGTCGCAAGGGTGCCGTGACGGTGGCGACCAACATGGCCGGCCGCGGCACCGACATCATGCTCGGTGGCAACGCGGAGTTCATGGCGGTCGCCGAGATGGCCGCACGCGGGCTCGACCCGGCGGAGAACGCGGACGAGTACGAGGCCGTCTGGCCCGAGGTGCTGGAGAAGGCGAAGGTCGCCGTCTCCGCCGAGCACGACGAGGTGACCGAGCTGGGTGGCCTGTACGTGCTGGGCACCGAGCGGCACGAGTCGCGCCGCATCGACAACCAGCTCCGCGGCCGGTCGGGCCGCCAGGGCGACCCGGGGGAGTCCCGGTTCTACCTGTCGATGCAGGACGACCTCATGCGCCTGTTCAACTCCGGCCTCGCCGAGTCGATGATGACGCGTGCCGGGTTCCCGGAGGACATGCCGCTGGAGTCCAAGATCGTCACCCGCGGCATCCAGTCCGCGCAGTCGCAGGTCGAGGCCCGCAACTTCGAGATCCGCAAGAACGTCCTGAAGTACGACGACGTCATGTCCCGGCAGCGTGAGGTCATCTACGACCAACGGCGCCGCGTGCTGGAGGGCGAGGACCTGCAGGAGCAGATCACGCACTTCCGCACCGACGTGCTGACGGACTACATCGCCCTGGCGACGGCCGAGGGCCGCCCGGAGGACTGGGACCTCGAGGCGCTGTGGACCGTGCTGCGCGGCGTGTACCCGATCTCGATCACGCCCGAGGAGGTCGTGGAGGAGGCCGGTGGTCCCACCCGCCTGTCCGCCGAGCTGCTGACCCGCGAGGTCCTGTCCGACGCCGAGCACGTCTACGCCGAGCGTGAGGAGAAGCTCGGCGGGGCGAACATGCGCCAGCTCGAGCGACGCGTCGTCCTCTCGGTCCTCGACCGCAAGTGGCGCGAGCACCTCTACGAGATGGACTACCTCAAGGAGGGCATCGGCCTGCGCGCGATGGCACAGCGCGACCCGCTCATCGAGTACCAGCGCGAGGGCTTCCAGCTCTTCACGGCGATGACCGACGCCATCAAGGAGGAGTCGGTCCAGTACCTCTACAACCTCGAGGTGCAGGTCACCCAGCCCACGGACGGGCCGGTCGTCAGCGCGGACTCCGCGGCCTCTGCTGCGGCCTCCGCCGGGGCCTCGGCGACAGCCGACCGCCCGGTCGTCGACGGCCCCGCGGCCGACGGCGAGCCGGCCCCCGGGGGCCTCGTCGCCAAGGGCCTCGACGGCCCCGCCGAGCGCACGCCGCTGCAGTACACGGCGCCGTCCGCGGACGGTGACGGTGCGACGGTCACGCGTGCGGACGGTGGTTCCGGTGGCGCGCGTCCCGCCGAGACGGCGTCGGGCGGGGCGAACCGCGCCGACCGTCGCAAGCAGGCCAAGCAGCGCCGGCGCTGA
- a CDS encoding winged helix-turn-helix domain-containing protein yields the protein MAADVDHLTRSQARRLALRASGLDRPRAARGAVPGGRALQQVVGRLGLLQVDSVNVLARAHLVPVYSRTGPWDVAALDRATSRAPRRLVETWAHEASLVPPTTFRDLAFKHAANRAGIERRGDTLHGVPVGRSPEVAAVRRIVDEVGPVTAREAQDLLGGDGRRSGDWGWSWTDAKRALEHLFFVGELTTSGRNAQFERRYALPDRVLPPEVLAAPPPDPATARRGLVEVAARAHGVASLRCLADHWRTATAPTAAAVAELVEEGVLVPVDVEGWRGPLYRHRDATVPRRAHGRALLSPFDPLVWERTRTETLFGLRYRLEIYVPAAARVWGYYVLPFLLGERLVALVDLKADRRGGVLQVAAAHRAPGAAADPAAGAPGDAEVAHELACELRTAAQWLGLADVAAGPEAAGDLVAALRRELPGAAA from the coding sequence ATGGCTGCGGACGTCGACCACCTCACACGCTCGCAGGCGCGCCGCCTCGCGCTGCGCGCCTCCGGGCTGGACCGTCCGCGGGCAGCCCGGGGTGCCGTCCCCGGCGGACGGGCGCTCCAGCAGGTCGTCGGCCGGCTCGGCCTGCTCCAGGTGGACTCCGTCAACGTCCTGGCACGGGCCCACCTGGTCCCCGTCTACTCCCGGACAGGGCCCTGGGACGTGGCGGCGCTGGACCGTGCGACGAGCCGCGCGCCGCGCCGCCTCGTGGAGACGTGGGCGCACGAGGCGTCGTTGGTGCCGCCGACCACGTTCCGGGACCTGGCCTTCAAGCACGCGGCCAACCGTGCCGGGATCGAGCGGCGTGGCGACACGTTGCACGGCGTGCCCGTGGGCCGCTCGCCGGAGGTGGCGGCCGTCCGTCGCATCGTCGACGAGGTGGGCCCCGTCACGGCCCGCGAGGCGCAGGATCTCCTCGGGGGCGACGGACGTCGCTCCGGGGACTGGGGGTGGTCGTGGACGGACGCCAAGCGCGCCCTGGAGCACCTGTTCTTCGTCGGTGAGCTCACGACCTCCGGCCGCAACGCGCAGTTCGAGCGGCGCTACGCCCTGCCGGACCGCGTGCTCCCGCCCGAGGTGCTCGCAGCGCCCCCGCCGGACCCGGCGACGGCGCGCCGCGGGCTGGTCGAGGTCGCCGCGCGCGCGCACGGTGTGGCGAGCCTGCGCTGCCTGGCCGACCACTGGCGGACCGCCACCGCGCCGACGGCCGCCGCCGTCGCGGAGCTCGTCGAGGAGGGCGTGCTCGTACCCGTGGACGTCGAGGGCTGGCGCGGTCCGCTGTACCGGCACCGCGACGCGACCGTTCCCCGGCGCGCCCACGGGCGGGCGCTGCTCAGTCCCTTCGACCCCCTGGTGTGGGAGCGCACGCGCACCGAGACCCTGTTCGGGCTGCGCTACCGCCTCGAGATCTACGTCCCGGCGGCGGCGCGGGTCTGGGGGTACTACGTGCTGCCCTTCCTGCTGGGGGAGCGCCTGGTGGCGCTCGTCGACCTCAAGGCGGACCGACGCGGGGGCGTCCTGCAGGTCGCCGCGGCGCACCGGGCGCCCGGCGCGGCCGCGGACCCCGCGGCGGGCGCGCCCGGGGACGCCGAGGTGGCGCACGAGCTGGCGTGCGAGCTGCGCACGGCGGCGCAGTGGCTGGGCCTGGCCGACGTGGCGGCCGGTCCGGAGGCGGCGGGCGACCTCGTGGCGGCGCTGCGGCGCGAGCTCCCGGGGGCCGCGGCCTGA